GACTTATACATTGTAAGTAAAAGAAATGTTGTTTCATTCCTTTTTGCCTttgttaatttgtaaatattttgcttgGAATTTAGCtcaaatgttttattgtattgttgtccatgtaaaactatttaaattatTCTAAATGGGTTCAATAAACAGTAGACTGATACAGTAGATGATAGTgcattatttttgtaacaatttcAGCTTGTATAGCCCGTGACTCGTAAGTATAGTGCTGACCGGTAATTTCTGCACATATAACTTGCGCATGCTAACCAAGCCTGTACGCTGGCTACCCTGCCTGCCCCGCACATCATTTACTCTTTGTACTTTGGTGCGTCAACAGTTATCTATCGCTACACTTGTTTATGTGTCACAGGCTGTATGTAATTTTGTACCCTAGTATATTTgtggataaaataaaacaaataattaaaaaaaccacTTTTATTCTTCACACAATCACGCAAATGCAAGTGAACTAGATGTGTTTTATAAAACTGTTACAAGAACATATTTATGTATGGTGAGGTATGATGTgaacataaatagtttaatctTTATGTGCGTGTTCAGACTTATGAATAGAGAAATCTAAtcttacataaataattacGCATAAGAATAGCATGTAAAGGAAACCAACAACCAATAGTGGTTCCTGCAACATAAGGAGACGAGGGAATGTGTACCGAAGCTGGAAATCTTGGATGTGGTTCTCAACAACATTCTTCTTTGTGAACGAAATAACAGGACGTCCTTTAGTGTCCAGATAAGTGTAGTGGAGACTGTCCGGCAGTCTCGTTACTGGGTATGGCAGAATTAACTTAATATTAGTGGTGCCTTCTGGCAGGATAATTTTTGTGACTACCTCGTCAACTTGCATGTCATCGAAAATGTGGTCAATAACTCGCATTTTCAGTAAATACTCATTATCTTGATGGAACAAGTATTCATAGCTGGGTACATTGTATCCAAGAGTGTAATGGCTCCTCCAGCCACCAAAGAGAGGGTATCTCGGCCTCAGATCAAGCTCTACAGAGTCCTTTTTGATTTTCATGTTGGATGTGGAGATGTTACCATTTGTGTCACGGTAGTAAACATCGGATGCTGAAGCAGGTAAGAGGGTTTTGTAGTTACGGACACTTGCAGGGCCGCTGTGCTGGTCCTGTTGGTAGTCATAACGGGAGAAAGGTCCTTTCAATTGGGCACCAGTGTGGTCAATTTCAACTACTTCTTCCACAGCAATGTTGCCCCAGTGCGACACCTCGATAAGCCGCTCAATACGCGACACCGTGAGGAACGGAGAGTTGTTCTTGTAATGAATGCTTAGTTCCTTCTCAGTGAATGGAGCAGTGTTGGTGAAGGGTCCATATACGATGGTGCCGTCCTGCTGAAGGAACGGCTTTACCTTTGTGAACGACTCTACGCTCTTCGTGTTCAACACAACGTTAGTCTTTTGTGACGCGACTGTATACGGCGAGAAGAAGTGCAAGTTACCGTTGTATTTGACTAACTGGTCTTCAGCCTGTGTGATAGCCGTCGGGTACGGCAGTATAGCCTTAGTGAACACGGACTCGCAACTTATCACGGCTGTAGAGCCGGCGTTCACGCCTTCCTTGAGATCGACACGCCAAAACTTGACATTATCATAACCTTTAACAGACGTCTCAGTAATTCTTAGATCTTTGTTGTTGCTGTCCTTAGCGCCGATAAAGGCTACATTATTCTTGGCCGCACCTTCTACCGCGAGCAAGAATTGTTTCACCGGCGATTTTCCATTATTCTCTACAGTTATCTTAGATGAAATTTTCACGAGTTGCGATGAGATATCAATTGTTCGgtcaacatttttaatttttatctcgTTGGAGATTGTGTCCACCGCGGCGCTTTCACATTTGATCAAAACGTAGATCAGAAATATAAAGCAAAACTGTACTTTAGCCATCGCCGGTAACATTTTCTATCAGATAGAATGTTTGACAATGACAACTCAGCGGAAGTACACGCCACCACTTCGGAGGAAATAcgttttctttcattcttttaTATTGCCATATGTAAAAAGCAATCGATTGAAATCTTC
Above is a window of Choristoneura fumiferana chromosome 18, NRCan_CFum_1, whole genome shotgun sequence DNA encoding:
- the LOC141437551 gene encoding dolichyl-diphosphooligosaccharide--protein glycosyltransferase subunit 1; translation: MLPAMAKVQFCFIFLIYVLIKCESAAVDTISNEIKIKNVDRTIDISSQLVKISSKITVENNGKSPVKQFLLAVEGAAKNNVAFIGAKDSNNKDLRITETSVKGYDNVKFWRVDLKEGVNAGSTAVISCESVFTKAILPYPTAITQAEDQLVKYNGNLHFFSPYTVASQKTNVVLNTKSVESFTKVKPFLQQDGTIVYGPFTNTAPFTEKELSIHYKNNSPFLTVSRIERLIEVSHWGNIAVEEVVEIDHTGAQLKGPFSRYDYQQDQHSGPASVRNYKTLLPASASDVYYRDTNGNISTSNMKIKKDSVELDLRPRYPLFGGWRSHYTLGYNVPSYEYLFHQDNEYLLKMRVIDHIFDDMQVDEVVTKIILPEGTTNIKLILPYPVTRLPDSLHYTYLDTKGRPVISFTKKNVVENHIQDFQLRYTFPRLLMLQEPLLVVGFLYMLFLCVIIYVRLDFSIHKSEHAHKD